A genomic window from Triticum urartu cultivar G1812 chromosome 7, Tu2.1, whole genome shotgun sequence includes:
- the LOC125523363 gene encoding uncharacterized protein At1g66480-like, with protein MGNSIGGRRKGAKVMQLDGTAFRVKPPAYAGAVLRDHPGFQLLESEQVKLLGVRARPLEQDALLRPGRLYFLVALPRPTVPPRRAWSGALHVGARERLESLMLTRRSTSDLTFPTSGTAPASPMSTASEGGPVQLRMRLPKAQVAKLMGESRDAAEAAAKIMQLCAANGAVTPERSPRFLPTADWGTGGFAQTPERSPRFVPTPDWGAGRFAQTPERSPRFAVTPEWGARFMMPTTPERGVETAKTPDRWPALPRTPEYASADVKASRKEKRTRFLALPDEIIA; from the exons ATGGGCAACAGCATCGGCGGCCGGCGCAAGGGCGCCAAGGTGATGCAGCTGGACGGCACCGCCTTCAGGGTGAAGCCGCCGGCGTACGCGGGCGCCGTGCTGCGCGACCACCCGGGCTTCCAGCTGCTCGAGTCGGAGCAGGTCAAGCTGCTCGGCGTCCGCGCGCGCCCGCTCGAGCAGGACGCGCTGCTCCGCCCGGGCCGGCTCTACTTCCTCGTCGCGCTGCCCCGCCCCACCGTGCCCCCGCGCCGCGCCTGGTCCGGCGCGCTCCACGTCGGCGCGCGCGAGAGGCTCGAGTCGCTCATGCTCACGCGCCGCTCCACCTCCGACCTCACCTTCCCGACCTCGGGCACCGCGCCGGCCTCCCCGATGTCCACCGCCTCCGAGGGCGGGCCGGTCCAGCTCAGGATGCGCCTGCCCAAGGCGCAGGTCGCCAAGCTTATGGGCGAGAGCCGGGACGCCGCCGAGGCGGCCGCTAAGATCATGCAGCTCTGCGCCGCCAACGGCGCTGTGACGCCGGAGCGGAGCCCGCGGTTCCTGCCGACGGCGGACTGGGGCACTGGTGGGTTCGCGCAGACGCCAGAGCGGAGCCCGCGGTTCGTGCCGACGCCGGACTGGGGCGCCGGCAGGTTCGCGCAAACCCCAGAGCGGAGTCCCAGGTTCGCCGTCACGCCCGAGTGGGGTGCCAGGTTCATGATGCCGACGACGCCGGAGAGGGGCGTAGAGACGGCGAAGACGCCGGATAGGTGGCCCGCTTTACCCCGCACGCCGGAGTATGCATCAGCGGACGTCAAGGCCAGCCGGAAGGAG AAGCGAACGCGGTTCCTGGCCTTGCCGGATGAGATCATAGCATGA